A window from Enterocloster bolteae encodes these proteins:
- the leuA gene encoding 2-isopropylmalate synthase, with the protein MLNYQRYKRVPVVDFPERTWPNKEIMKAPIWCSVDLRDGNQALVEPMVVEEKVEMFNLLVKLGFKEIEVGFPAASQIEYDFLRTLVERKLIPDDVEVQVLVQCREHLIKRTFEALEGVKKAIVHIYNSTSTLQRDVVFHKDREDIKDIAVIGTKMVQRYMADCDTQIRLEYSPESFTGTELDFALDICTAVQETWGATRENPIIINLPSTVEMTTPNVYADQIEWMNTHFKNRESIILSIHPHNDRGEGVASTELALLAGADRVEGTLFGNGERTGNVDILTVAYNMFSQGINPELNIENIREIADVCERCTKMDIPPRHPYAGKLVFTAFSGSHQDAINKGMQALHERNGQYWEVPYLPIDPSDIGREYEPIVRINSQSGKGGVAFVMDTFYGFKLPKGMHKEFADVIQKISEQQGEVAPEQIMEEFKKNYLERKEPMHFRKCRITDTETGDGEFATLAKVTYSDHGIEKTFEGVGNGPIDAVQRGMEDALGIQIKVLDYSEHALASGSGAEAASYIHLVDQVTGKATYGVGISSNITRASLRGIFSAVNRLFY; encoded by the coding sequence ATGTTAAATTATCAAAGATATAAGAGGGTCCCTGTGGTGGATTTCCCGGAGCGCACATGGCCGAATAAGGAGATTATGAAGGCTCCCATATGGTGCAGCGTGGACTTAAGGGACGGCAACCAGGCCCTTGTGGAGCCTATGGTGGTGGAGGAGAAGGTGGAGATGTTCAACCTTCTTGTGAAGCTGGGCTTTAAGGAGATCGAGGTTGGCTTTCCTGCCGCATCACAGATTGAGTATGATTTCTTACGCACCCTGGTGGAGCGCAAGCTCATCCCGGATGACGTGGAGGTCCAGGTGCTGGTGCAGTGCCGCGAGCATCTGATTAAGAGGACCTTTGAGGCCCTTGAAGGTGTTAAGAAGGCCATTGTACATATCTACAATTCCACATCCACCTTACAGAGGGATGTGGTGTTCCATAAGGACAGGGAAGATATAAAGGACATAGCCGTCATAGGAACCAAGATGGTCCAGCGGTATATGGCTGACTGCGATACCCAGATTCGTCTGGAGTATTCCCCTGAGAGCTTTACCGGCACAGAGCTGGATTTTGCCCTTGATATCTGTACAGCGGTGCAGGAGACCTGGGGCGCCACCAGGGAAAATCCCATTATCATTAATCTCCCGTCCACAGTGGAGATGACCACCCCTAATGTGTATGCGGACCAGATCGAATGGATGAATACACATTTTAAGAACAGGGAAAGCATTATATTAAGCATCCATCCCCACAATGACAGGGGAGAGGGTGTGGCTTCCACAGAACTGGCCCTCCTTGCAGGAGCCGACAGGGTGGAGGGTACTCTTTTCGGCAACGGGGAGCGTACCGGTAATGTGGACATACTGACAGTTGCATATAATATGTTCTCACAGGGAATCAACCCTGAACTTAACATTGAGAATATCCGTGAGATTGCAGATGTATGTGAGCGCTGCACCAAGATGGATATTCCGCCCAGACATCCCTATGCCGGCAAGCTGGTGTTCACTGCATTTTCCGGTTCCCATCAGGATGCCATCAACAAGGGTATGCAGGCCCTTCATGAGAGAAACGGACAGTACTGGGAGGTTCCATATCTTCCTATCGATCCCAGCGATATCGGCAGGGAGTACGAGCCAATCGTGCGTATCAACAGCCAGTCCGGAAAGGGCGGCGTGGCCTTTGTCATGGATACCTTCTATGGCTTCAAGCTGCCAAAGGGTATGCACAAGGAATTCGCAGATGTCATCCAGAAGATTTCCGAGCAGCAGGGTGAGGTTGCACCTGAGCAGATCATGGAGGAATTCAAGAAAAATTACCTGGAGCGCAAGGAACCCATGCACTTCAGAAAATGCCGCATAACCGATACGGAGACAGGAGACGGCGAGTTTGCAACACTGGCTAAGGTGACTTACTCAGATCACGGTATTGAGAAGACATTTGAGGGCGTTGGAAACGGACCTATTGATGCTGTTCAGAGAGGCATGGAGGATGCCCTGGGCATCCAGATTAAGGTTCTGGACTACAGTGAGCACGCATTGGCATCCGGTTCCGGTGCAGAGGCTGCTTCCTACATCCATCTGGTAGACCAGGTGACAGGCAAGGCCACTTACGGCGTGGGTATCAGCTCCAACATCACAAGGGCTTCCCTCCGCGGCATATTCAGTGCGGTGAACAGACTGTTCTATTAA
- the glmM gene encoding phosphoglucosamine mutase, translating to MGKYFGTDGFRGEANVDLTVEHAYKVGRFLGWYYGQKTPDERCRVVIGKDTRRSSYMFEYSLVAGLTASGADVYLLHVTTTPSVSYVVRTEGFNCGIMISASHNPFYDNGIKVINEKGEKLEESVILEVEKYLDGEMGEIPLAKREHIGRTVDFAAGRNRYIGYLISIATRSFKNMKVALDCSNGSASAIAKNVFDALGAETHVMNNEPNGLNINTDCGSTHIEHLQKFVADEKCDIGFAYDGDADRCIAVDKNGRVVDGDSIMYICGKYMKEQGSLFNNTVVTTIMSNFGLYKAFDREGIAYVKTAVGDKYVYENMAATGHCLGGEQSGHIIFSKHATTGDGILTSLKVMEVVLEKKQPLDKLASEVEIYPQVLKNVRVKDKKTAQDDEAVQAEVARVTRSLGSDGRILLRQSGTEPVVRVMVEAPDIQTCETYVDQVIQVMKDRGHCI from the coding sequence ATGGGAAAATATTTTGGGACAGACGGCTTCCGCGGTGAGGCCAATGTGGACCTGACCGTGGAGCACGCCTACAAGGTAGGCCGTTTCCTGGGCTGGTACTATGGACAGAAGACGCCGGATGAGCGCTGCAGGGTGGTTATCGGAAAGGATACCAGACGCAGCAGCTACATGTTTGAATATTCCCTGGTGGCGGGGCTGACAGCCTCAGGCGCGGATGTATATCTGCTGCATGTCACCACCACCCCCAGCGTGTCCTATGTGGTGCGCACCGAGGGATTTAACTGCGGAATTATGATTTCTGCCAGCCACAACCCATTTTACGACAACGGCATCAAGGTCATCAACGAGAAGGGCGAGAAGCTAGAAGAGTCCGTTATCCTGGAGGTTGAGAAATATCTCGATGGGGAGATGGGAGAGATCCCGCTGGCAAAAAGGGAACATATTGGCCGGACCGTGGACTTTGCAGCTGGCCGGAACCGCTATATCGGATACCTTATATCCATTGCCACCCGTTCCTTCAAGAACATGAAGGTGGCCCTGGACTGTTCCAACGGAAGCGCGTCCGCCATTGCCAAAAACGTGTTTGACGCCCTGGGTGCGGAGACACATGTGATGAACAATGAGCCCAACGGACTGAACATCAATACGGACTGCGGCTCCACCCATATCGAACATCTCCAGAAGTTTGTGGCAGATGAGAAATGCGATATAGGATTTGCCTATGACGGCGATGCGGACCGGTGCATTGCGGTTGATAAGAACGGCCGCGTGGTGGACGGGGACAGCATCATGTACATCTGCGGCAAATACATGAAGGAGCAGGGAAGCCTGTTCAATAATACGGTAGTCACCACCATCATGTCCAATTTCGGATTATATAAGGCATTTGACCGGGAAGGCATTGCCTATGTGAAGACGGCGGTGGGGGACAAATATGTGTATGAGAACATGGCCGCCACCGGGCACTGTCTGGGCGGAGAGCAGTCCGGTCATATTATATTCAGCAAACATGCCACCACAGGAGACGGAATCCTTACCTCCCTAAAGGTGATGGAGGTGGTGCTGGAGAAAAAGCAGCCCCTTGATAAGCTGGCTTCTGAGGTGGAGATTTACCCTCAGGTACTTAAGAATGTGCGGGTAAAGGATAAAAAGACAGCCCAGGATGACGAGGCAGTGCAGGCTGAGGTGGCCAGGGTGACCAGGAGCCTGGGCAGCGACGGAAGAATCCTGCTGCGCCAGTCAGGAACCGAGCCGGTGGTACGCGTCATGGTGGAGGCGCCTGATATCCAGACCTGCGAGACATATGTGGACCAGGTAATCCAGGTTATGAAGGACCGGGGGCATTGCATTTAG
- the rfbD gene encoding dTDP-4-dehydrorhamnose reductase, whose protein sequence is MKVLVTGVKGQLGHDVMDELALRGIEGFGVDVEEMDITDRTACETVISQEKPDAVIHCAAYTAVDAAEDNLELCRKINAEGTRNIARVCKAMDIKMMYISTDYVFNGGGERPWEPDDHREPLNVYGLTKYEGEIAVEQNVQKYFIVRIAWVFGVNGKNFIKTMLRLGKEKGAVSVVNDQIGSPTYTYDLARLLVDMIQTDKYGRYHATNEGLCSWYEFACEIFRQAGMDEVKVTPVDSDGFPAKAKRPSNSRMSKEKLTENGFERLPSWQNALERYLKALKDNGMA, encoded by the coding sequence ATGAAAGTTCTGGTAACAGGTGTAAAAGGCCAGCTGGGCCATGACGTGATGGATGAACTGGCCCTTCGCGGCATTGAGGGATTCGGTGTGGACGTGGAGGAAATGGATATCACGGACCGCACAGCGTGTGAAACTGTGATTTCTCAGGAAAAACCAGACGCAGTTATCCACTGTGCAGCATATACTGCAGTAGATGCTGCAGAAGATAACCTGGAACTGTGCCGTAAAATCAATGCTGAGGGGACACGCAATATAGCCAGGGTCTGCAAGGCCATGGATATCAAGATGATGTACATCAGCACGGACTATGTGTTTAATGGCGGCGGTGAACGGCCATGGGAGCCCGATGATCACAGAGAACCCCTTAATGTGTACGGACTGACAAAGTATGAGGGCGAGATTGCGGTGGAGCAGAATGTACAGAAGTATTTCATTGTGCGCATCGCGTGGGTATTTGGCGTCAACGGCAAGAACTTCATTAAGACCATGCTCCGTCTGGGGAAGGAGAAGGGGGCTGTATCCGTTGTAAATGACCAGATTGGTTCCCCCACATATACCTACGACCTGGCCCGCCTTCTGGTGGATATGATTCAGACAGACAAGTACGGGCGCTACCATGCCACCAACGAGGGGCTGTGCAGCTGGTATGAGTTTGCGTGTGAGATATTCCGCCAGGCCGGCATGGATGAGGTGAAGGTGACCCCTGTGGATTCAGACGGTTTCCCTGCCAAGGCAAAGCGGCCCTCCAACAGCCGTATGAGTAAGGAAAAGCTGACGGAGAACGGCTTTGAACGTCTGCCCTCATGGCAGAATGCGCTGGAGCGTTACCTGAAGGCTCTTAAGGACAACGGGATGGCATAA